A window from Parambassis ranga chromosome 13, fParRan2.1, whole genome shotgun sequence encodes these proteins:
- the LOC114445075 gene encoding lymphoid enhancer-binding factor 1-like, whose protein sequence is MVHPTPLFLLCLLHRTSTYSWTLEPARDSTIMSPLPPPAAAPQQQQQLHLGTQRRKHEDESASQPHIKKPRNAFMLFLNEQRPKVSAEKGMKSSAAVNAAVGQMWNSLSKEEQAKYHEEAEVERWLHAQLYPEWSSADNYGKKRKRVRTRAPATTD, encoded by the exons ATGGTGCATCCgacccccctcttcctcctgtgcctGCTGCACCGGACATCCACCTACAGCTGGACACTGGAgccagccagggacag TACCATCATGAGTCCCCTgccccctcctgcagcagctccacagcagcagcagcagcttcacctggGAACACA aagaagaaaacatgaggaTGAATCAGCGTCACAGCCGCACATTAAAAAGCCAAGGAACGCCTTCATGCTCTTCCTCAATGAGCAGAGGCCCAAGGTCTCTGCTGAGAAGGGCATGAAGAGCAGTGCGGCTGTGAATGCAGCTGTGGGACAGATG tggaatTCACTATCAAAGGAGGAGCAGGCGAAATACCATGAGGAGGCCGAGGTAGAGCGGTGGCTCCACGCCCAGCTGTACCCAGAGTGGTCGTCTGCAGACAACTAT ggcaaaaaaagaaaaagggtcAGGACTAGGGCTCCAGCCACGACAG aCTGA
- the LOC114445076 gene encoding beta-galactosidase-1-like protein 2, with protein MKPGFIKRLTHSGQWKTDIESAAVPGFIQARLIVEGPPRDTFIRLPGWGKGVVFINGQNLGRYWHIGPQHFLYLPAPWLRSGENQVQSTQKL; from the exons ATGAAGCCAGGCTTTATAAAAAG ATTAACACATTCAGGGCAGTGGAAGACTGACATCGAGTCAGCCGCCGTCCCAGGATTCATCCAGGCTAGACTCATTGTGGAGGGACCTCCCAGAGACACTTTCATCAGACTTCCA GGTTGGGGCAAAGGAGTTGTATTCATCAATGGGCAGAATCTTGGACGTTATTGGCACATTGGTCCCCAGCACTTCCTGTATCTCCCAGCACCTTGGCTTAGAAGTGGAGAGAATCAGGTACAGAGCACTCAGAAACTGTAA